In the genome of Mytilus edulis chromosome 3, xbMytEdul2.2, whole genome shotgun sequence, one region contains:
- the LOC139515233 gene encoding 52 kDa repressor of the inhibitor of the protein kinase-like, which yields MHKEAMEKSENLLSVSQGEKANIYSSISKAYEDKVSYNRKVLLSIIDVIIVLGQKNIALRGNWDKKLFVDWKAKTDVILKTHLQSPGPFYLSPDIQNDIIACCDADIRERIVADCTKAGYFAICADGTTDVNVKEQVSLCIRFLDHESDEIREEFIGFVELAASDARTFSIQSAVSKIENKSSGEAKSKAGGHRRLLDDPEFIVALFVTQFVLSYLNCLTKSLQNKDCDMVLAYNDAANTLKTLRQLRTDEHFRKVYKRAQAIAAKQKIPLVPRRRTGRLVHRDNPTVDSAEQLWRTTIYFAFLDHVCTEMERRFPHDQRQMMLGQNLVPSKLANLNDTIQDELLQVYSPDLPNVNTWEQEVTRWKVKFSDIPNAKLPGTLKSSLKQAHQDFYPNIRRIFVLLLTMSVTSVCCERSFSGLRRLKTWERSTMGEERLCGLAMLHTHRDKDVSREDILLRFDRTGHGKIGKLTFD from the exons ATGCATAAAGAAGCCATGGAAAAGTCTGAGAATCTATTGTCCGTAAGTCAAGGtgaaaaggccaatatttataGTAGCATCAGTAAAGCGTATGAGGATAAAGTTAGTTATAACAGAAAAGTGCTTCTTTCGATTATTGATGTTATCATCGTGCTAGGCCAGAAAAATATAGCGCTAAGGGGTAATTGGGACAAAAAACTTTTTGTTGATTGGAAAGCTAAAACCGATGTCATCTTAAAAACACATCTTCAATCACCTGGACCTTTTTATTTGTCCCCCGACATCCAGAATGATATCATAGCCTGTTGTGATGCAGACATCAGGGAAAGGATAGTGGCCGACTGTACCAAAGCAGGATACTTTGCAATTTGCGCTGATGGTACAACTGACGTGAACGTGAAGGAGCAAGTGTCTCTTTGTATACGATTTTTAGATCACGAATCAGATGAAATACGAGAAGAATTTATAGGATTTGTAGAACTTGCGGCTTCCGATGCTAGAACATT TTCTATTCAAAGTGCAGTCTCaaagatagaaaataaaagttCAGGGGAAGCTAAATCCAAAGCAGGTGGACATAGGCGACTCCTGGATGATCCAGAGTTTATTGTGGCTTTGTTCGTAACGCAATTTGTTTTGTCCTACTTGAATTGTTTAACGAAATCTCttcaaaataaagattgtgatatgGTTCTAGCATATAACGATGCAGCTAATACATTAAAGACCTTAAGACAATTGAGAACAGATGAACACTTTAGAAAAGTATATAAGAGAGCACAGGCAATTGCTGCTAAGCAGAAGATTCCACTTGTTCCCAGGCGCAGAACAGGCAGACTGGTCCATAGAGATAACCCAACTGTTGATTCAGCCGAACAATTGTGGAGGACAACTATCTACTTTGCGTTCTTAGACCATGTTTGTACCGAGATGGAGAGACGTTTTCCACATGACCAACGTCAGATGATGTTAGGCCAAAACTTGGTTCCATCAAAATTGGCAAATCTTAATGATACCATACAAGACGAATTGCTTCAAGTTTATTCCCCGGATCTGCCAAATGTAAATACATGGGAACAAGAAGTGACAAGGTGGAAGGTTAAATTTTCTGACATCCCTAATGCCAAATTACCAGGTACACTCAAATCTTCTTTGAAACAGGCACATCAAGACTTTTATCCAAATATCAGACGGATATTTGTGCTACTGTTGACAATGTCTGTCACCAGCGTTTGTTGTGAAAGATCCTTTTCAGGACTTCGTAGATTGAAGACGTGGGAAAGATCCACAATGGGTGAGGAACGCCTTTGTGGACTGGCAATGCTTCACACTCACAGGGACAAGGATGTTTCACGGGAGGATATTCTTCTTAGATTCGATAGAACTGGTCACGGAAAGATTGGAAAGCTGACATTTGACTAG